In Fibrobacter succinogenes, the following are encoded in one genomic region:
- the rsmA gene encoding 16S rRNA (adenine(1518)-N(6)/adenine(1519)-N(6))-dimethyltransferase RsmA, which yields MIILENIDSNLQTFDVAHHTQASTPFSIFGIMDRARRRKFGQNFLDVETATAIAGDLPADAGEFVLEIGPGHGALTEHLLNRGLELTAVEIDEQCVEVLKEKFKDYKNFNIVNIDFLKFDLQAFLDAHEKPWVTGNLPYNVSTAIIAGLMPRLHLTKGFMGMVQLEVAERICAEPCSSNYGSLSVLVSAFANTQILRKIGPEHFTPKPNVDSATMLLTPREDAIQAPDGFFDFVRTAFTQKRKTLANSFGRNYDKKKIQTTIELLDWPTTIRAEELSPEQFLNFYKAFMQ from the coding sequence ATGATTATTCTCGAAAACATTGATTCCAATTTACAAACTTTTGACGTTGCGCACCACACGCAAGCGTCAACACCATTTTCTATATTCGGCATCATGGATAGAGCACGCCGCCGTAAATTCGGACAAAACTTTTTGGATGTCGAAACCGCCACCGCCATCGCAGGCGATTTACCCGCTGACGCCGGTGAATTCGTTCTTGAAATTGGGCCAGGTCACGGCGCACTTACCGAACACCTGCTCAATCGCGGGCTAGAACTTACCGCTGTCGAAATTGACGAGCAGTGCGTCGAAGTCTTGAAAGAAAAGTTCAAGGACTACAAGAACTTCAACATTGTCAACATCGACTTTTTAAAGTTCGACTTGCAGGCATTCCTGGATGCACACGAAAAGCCGTGGGTTACCGGCAACTTGCCGTACAACGTAAGTACAGCCATTATTGCAGGGCTCATGCCGCGATTGCATTTGACCAAGGGCTTTATGGGAATGGTGCAGCTCGAAGTTGCCGAACGCATTTGCGCTGAGCCCTGCTCCAGCAATTACGGGAGCCTTTCCGTGCTCGTTTCCGCATTCGCAAACACGCAAATTTTGCGCAAGATCGGTCCAGAACATTTTACGCCAAAGCCGAATGTCGATAGCGCCACGATGCTTTTGACACCGCGCGAAGATGCCATCCAAGCGCCCGACGGATTCTTTGACTTTGTCCGCACCGCATTCACGCAAAAGCGCAAAACACTTGCCAATTCGTTCGGCAGAAATTACGACAAGAAAAAAATCCAGACGACCATCGAACTTTTGGATTGGCCCACTACCATCCGCGCCGAAGAACTCAGCCCTGAGCAGTTTTTGAATTTCTACAAGGCGTTTATGCAATAG
- the clpX gene encoding ATP-dependent Clp protease ATP-binding subunit ClpX: MYRSGKNHPAVSCSFCGKPAEQVEKMITGAGAYICSDCIRMCSRILEEDLARTKQEKEAKEISSKPLPLPTEIKAHLDDFVIGQDRAKMALSVAVYNHYKRLRYKQTHKSKDDVDVEKSNLLLVGPTGSGKTLLAQTMARFLDVPFTIADATVLTEAGYVGEDVDSIIVRLLQAADYDVAKAERGIIFIDEIDKIARKTANPSITRDVSGEGVQQGLLKLLEGTVASVPPKGGRKHPEQPLVQVNTRNILFICGGAFETLDKIISQRVNQGGMGFGAEIHTASENSLSELFKQLEPEDLIKFGLIPEIVGRLPIAVALEELDETALMNILTQPKNALVKQYKSLFAMDNIKLEFEDDALKEIVLETMTRKTGARGLRSVMERVLQQAMFKMPGSGEKTFTVTVEMVKESLYSKPTSGGGAKKSKTGVA, translated from the coding sequence ATGTATCGTAGTGGCAAAAACCACCCGGCCGTGAGTTGCAGTTTTTGCGGAAAGCCGGCAGAACAGGTCGAAAAGATGATTACCGGCGCCGGTGCGTATATTTGCAGTGACTGCATACGCATGTGTAGCCGTATCTTGGAAGAAGACCTCGCGCGTACGAAACAGGAAAAGGAAGCGAAGGAAATTTCCTCGAAGCCGCTTCCGCTCCCGACCGAAATCAAGGCGCATTTGGACGATTTTGTCATTGGGCAGGATCGCGCGAAGATGGCGCTTTCTGTGGCCGTTTACAACCATTACAAGCGTCTCCGCTACAAGCAGACTCACAAGTCCAAGGACGATGTCGATGTCGAAAAGTCGAACTTGCTCCTGGTTGGCCCGACTGGTTCGGGAAAGACGCTTTTGGCGCAAACGATGGCTCGTTTTTTGGATGTTCCGTTTACCATTGCCGATGCTACAGTTTTGACTGAAGCTGGTTATGTGGGTGAAGATGTCGATAGCATCATTGTGCGCTTGTTGCAGGCTGCCGATTACGATGTGGCGAAGGCCGAACGCGGCATTATCTTTATCGATGAAATCGACAAGATTGCACGTAAGACGGCGAACCCTTCCATTACTCGCGATGTGAGCGGTGAAGGCGTTCAGCAGGGACTTTTGAAGCTTTTGGAAGGTACGGTTGCATCCGTCCCGCCGAAGGGTGGCCGCAAGCATCCGGAACAACCCCTTGTGCAGGTGAACACGAGAAACATTTTGTTCATTTGCGGTGGCGCCTTTGAAACGCTCGACAAGATTATCTCGCAGCGCGTGAACCAGGGTGGCATGGGCTTTGGTGCCGAAATCCACACGGCAAGCGAAAACAGCTTGAGTGAACTTTTCAAGCAGCTTGAACCGGAAGATTTGATCAAGTTCGGTCTCATCCCGGAAATTGTTGGCCGTTTGCCGATTGCCGTTGCACTTGAAGAACTCGACGAAACTGCCTTGATGAACATCTTGACGCAGCCGAAGAACGCCCTTGTCAAGCAGTACAAGAGCTTGTTCGCTATGGACAACATCAAACTTGAATTCGAAGACGATGCCCTCAAGGAAATTGTTCTCGAAACGATGACCCGCAAGACGGGCGCCCGCGGCCTCAGATCCGTGATGGAGCGCGTGTTGCAGCAGGCGATGTTCAAGATGCCGGGTTCTGGCGAAAAAACATTTACCGTGACGGTCGAGATGGTGAAGGAAAGTCTTTATTCCAAGCCTACCTCGGGTGGCGGGGCTAAGAAATCAAAGACTGGCGTAGCCTAG
- a CDS encoding MBL fold metallo-hydrolase gives MKIKILIDNISGYVRDIRNTCDSCTVEVSQKQLKGEWGLCVYTEFNGKRILLDTGASAQFAKNAAFMGIDLASIDAGVLSHAHYDHADGMQEFFRKNDHAKFYLRDAARENCYHTHKFLKFFTYQEYIGIRKGTLKKNAERIVFVNGDVEIFPGIALVGHKTPNLDEIGKRAHMSVKENGKYRPDSFDHEQSLVFDTPKGLFIMNSCSHGGADNIIKEIEATFPGKPIYAILGGFHLFRTPDDRVKAFAERLRDLNVQKIYTGHCTGQRAYEILHDVLGDKVEQMHTGMEIAI, from the coding sequence ATGAAAATCAAAATTCTCATAGACAACATCAGCGGTTACGTTCGCGACATTCGCAACACTTGCGATTCTTGCACAGTCGAAGTTTCGCAAAAGCAATTAAAGGGTGAATGGGGCCTTTGCGTCTACACCGAATTCAACGGCAAGCGCATTTTGCTCGACACAGGAGCCTCCGCACAATTCGCCAAGAACGCCGCTTTCATGGGAATTGACCTCGCTTCAATTGATGCCGGCGTTTTGAGCCATGCACACTACGACCACGCCGATGGCATGCAGGAATTCTTCAGAAAGAACGACCACGCCAAATTCTACTTGCGCGACGCCGCCCGCGAAAACTGTTACCATACGCACAAATTCTTAAAATTTTTCACGTACCAAGAATACATCGGCATCCGCAAAGGAACGCTCAAGAAAAATGCCGAACGCATCGTATTCGTCAACGGCGACGTTGAAATTTTCCCAGGAATAGCCCTCGTCGGCCACAAGACGCCAAACCTCGATGAAATCGGCAAACGCGCCCACATGAGCGTCAAGGAAAACGGCAAATACCGCCCCGACAGTTTCGACCACGAACAAAGTCTTGTTTTCGATACGCCCAAAGGACTGTTCATCATGAACAGTTGCAGCCACGGCGGTGCCGACAACATCATCAAGGAAATCGAAGCGACATTCCCCGGCAAGCCAATTTACGCCATCCTCGGCGGATTCCATCTGTTCCGCACGCCAGACGACCGCGTGAAAGCATTCGCCGAACGCCTCCGCGATTTGAACGTGCAAAAAATATACACAGGCCATTGCACCGGCCAGCGCGCTTACGAAATTCTGCACGACGTACTCGGCGATAAAGTCGAACAAATGCACACCGGCATGGAAATCGCGATATAA
- a CDS encoding S16 family serine protease — translation MEKALAALAAGVKTLRLPEGNRKDVAELPEPAKKGLKIYPHKHIDEIVKILFKMPKVAGQAKDENAAKVGELAEPSETKNADAKVVKTAAKPVAKKPAKKSTKNA, via the coding sequence GTGGAAAAGGCGCTTGCTGCACTTGCCGCTGGCGTGAAGACGCTCCGCTTGCCCGAAGGCAACAGGAAGGATGTGGCTGAACTCCCGGAACCGGCAAAGAAGGGCCTCAAGATTTATCCGCACAAGCATATCGACGAAATCGTGAAGATTTTGTTCAAAATGCCGAAGGTCGCGGGCCAGGCGAAAGACGAGAATGCAGCGAAGGTTGGTGAGCTTGCCGAACCATCCGAAACGAAAAATGCTGACGCAAAAGTTGTCAAGACTGCCGCAAAACCTGTTGCGAAGAAGCCCGCGAAAAAATCTACGAAGAATGCGTAA
- a CDS encoding YggS family pyridoxal phosphate-dependent enzyme yields the protein MEFTLDEMREHLAALEARIGEACKIAGRSRDSVKLVWVSKFHPAEAVENAIALGATDFGENRVQEAELKFSEPRTAKDGSRVRCHVIGPVQSNKLKKAALVADCIHSIASIEAVEKLEKVCAAAANGEGKVLDILFQVNAGEEETKSGLDVHEAEAFLNDLAAKAGAATDDGKSEKFPHLRFRGLMTIGKNTGVPEDSRECFAFLRGLRDKFLARGGAFAKFDQLSMGMTLDLEVAIEEGSTMIRVGTALFGERDYSKQL from the coding sequence ATGGAATTTACTCTTGACGAAATGCGCGAGCACCTTGCAGCTCTCGAAGCAAGGATTGGCGAGGCTTGCAAGATTGCGGGCCGCAGCCGTGATTCGGTTAAGCTTGTGTGGGTGAGCAAGTTCCACCCGGCAGAAGCTGTGGAAAATGCGATTGCTTTGGGTGCAACGGACTTTGGCGAGAACCGCGTGCAAGAAGCGGAACTCAAATTTTCCGAGCCGCGCACGGCAAAGGACGGAAGCCGCGTGCGTTGCCACGTGATTGGCCCGGTGCAAAGTAACAAGCTCAAAAAGGCGGCGCTTGTGGCCGACTGCATCCATTCTATCGCAAGCATTGAAGCGGTAGAAAAACTGGAGAAGGTCTGTGCTGCAGCTGCAAATGGCGAGGGCAAGGTTCTCGATATTTTGTTCCAAGTGAACGCGGGCGAAGAAGAAACGAAGAGCGGCTTGGACGTTCACGAAGCCGAAGCTTTCTTGAACGATCTTGCTGCAAAAGCGGGTGCTGCCACTGATGATGGCAAGAGCGAAAAATTCCCGCATTTGCGTTTCCGCGGCCTCATGACGATTGGCAAGAATACGGGTGTTCCAGAAGATAGCCGCGAGTGCTTTGCGTTCTTGCGTGGGCTTCGCGACAAGTTCTTGGCGCGCGGTGGCGCCTTTGCAAAATTCGATCAGCTTTCGATGGGCATGACGCTTGATTTGGAAGTCGCCATCGAAGAAGGCTCTACGATGATTCGCGTGGGAACGGCACTCTTCGGCGAACGCGACTATAGCAAACAATTATAG
- a CDS encoding phosphomannomutase, with protein MSVAMQDVMKQSGVAFGTSGARGLVSAMTDRVCYVYARSFIKYCEASYKCEHTIAIAGDLRPSTERILRSLVQAGTDANWKVIYCGRIPSPAIAMYGIDKHLPTIMVTGSHIPADRNGIKFDHPNGEITKADEQGIVSQSVDFDEALFGADGMLKNAPELPAVEAEAEANYCKRYPDFFGSDALHGLTIGVYQHSAVGRDIVVKVLESLGATVKPFGRSDVFVPVDTEAIRKEDEELAREFTHKDYVDAVFSTDGDSDRPLLADDVGMWLRGDVLGILAAQALGIKRIATPVSCNTSLEKSGSFEKICRTRIGSPYVIAGMESLVDANDKSVSVAGYEANGGFLLETDLTREFVKGDKRESRTLKALPTRDALLPMIAVMVMVREERMCVVDILRKLPKRFTVSDRLKEFPTEKSKAKLAEIREKNLGEKLFGALAAKPSKFAKDKTFQGKIVSLNEVDGYRMEFDSGDIIHLRPSGNAPEFRCYVETEGKDRSAELLAECLKIMEGWRK; from the coding sequence ATGTCCGTTGCGATGCAAGATGTGATGAAACAGTCCGGGGTGGCGTTTGGTACGAGCGGTGCCCGTGGTCTCGTGAGCGCTATGACCGACCGTGTGTGCTATGTGTACGCGCGTTCTTTTATCAAGTACTGCGAAGCGTCTTACAAGTGCGAACATACGATTGCGATTGCTGGCGATTTGCGCCCGAGTACGGAACGCATCTTGAGGTCGCTGGTGCAGGCTGGTACCGATGCGAACTGGAAGGTCATTTACTGCGGTCGCATCCCGAGCCCGGCGATTGCGATGTATGGCATCGATAAGCATTTGCCGACCATCATGGTGACGGGTAGCCACATTCCGGCAGACCGTAATGGCATCAAGTTCGACCACCCGAATGGCGAAATCACGAAGGCCGACGAACAGGGAATCGTGTCGCAGTCGGTGGATTTCGACGAAGCACTTTTTGGTGCGGATGGCATGTTGAAAAATGCTCCAGAACTTCCGGCGGTTGAAGCGGAAGCCGAAGCAAATTACTGCAAGCGTTATCCTGACTTTTTCGGTAGCGATGCTCTGCACGGACTTACGATTGGCGTTTACCAGCATTCCGCTGTGGGCCGCGACATTGTGGTGAAGGTTCTCGAAAGCCTCGGTGCGACGGTAAAGCCGTTTGGCCGTAGCGATGTGTTTGTTCCGGTCGATACCGAAGCCATCCGCAAGGAAGATGAAGAACTTGCCCGCGAATTTACGCACAAGGATTACGTGGATGCTGTGTTCAGCACCGATGGCGATTCGGACCGCCCGCTTTTGGCTGACGACGTGGGTATGTGGCTCCGTGGCGACGTGCTGGGCATCCTCGCTGCCCAGGCGCTTGGTATCAAGCGCATTGCAACTCCGGTGAGTTGCAACACTTCACTCGAAAAGTCCGGCAGTTTCGAAAAGATTTGCCGCACGCGCATTGGTAGCCCGTATGTGATTGCTGGCATGGAAAGCCTGGTCGATGCAAACGACAAGAGTGTAAGCGTTGCCGGTTATGAAGCAAATGGCGGCTTTTTGCTCGAAACGGATTTGACTCGTGAATTTGTGAAGGGCGACAAGCGTGAATCTCGTACGCTCAAGGCTCTCCCGACGCGTGACGCGCTCCTCCCGATGATTGCCGTGATGGTCATGGTCCGCGAAGAACGCATGTGCGTTGTGGACATTCTCCGCAAGTTGCCCAAGCGCTTTACCGTGAGCGACCGCCTCAAGGAATTCCCGACCGAAAAGTCCAAGGCGAAGCTTGCCGAAATCCGCGAAAAGAATCTCGGCGAAAAGCTGTTCGGTGCGCTTGCTGCAAAGCCTTCCAAATTTGCAAAGGACAAGACGTTCCAAGGCAAGATCGTTTCCTTGAACGAAGTCGATGGCTACCGCATGGAATTCGATTCCGGCGACATCATCCACTTGCGCCCGAGTGGCAACGCTCCGGAATTCCGTTGCTACGTGGAAACCGAAGGCAAGGACCGCAGCGCAGAACTCCTCGCCGAATGCCTCAAAATTATGGAAGGCTGGCGGAAATAG
- the lon gene encoding endopeptidase La: protein MAFDFNKTYPLLPLRDAVVFPLTTRRILVGREMSLRALEFAENHNNEIILVAQKNVEQESLDNPMLDLYTVGVIARVANVTPFPNGCVKVVLEGDSVVDLRSIILRDGFLQVTVSAREHFIKAEDKCEKFEDVLNMFRDYAMHRNIAEGMVEALFTMDSHINAFYGMIPFLSISLSEKQALLEMETIDALAERLISLMQVAQENENVLIRVQQNVRQKMAQQQKEWFISEQIRQLQDELDGENGGASEPDQLLKKIKAKKFSQAIEEKLEDEISRMRMMQPTSPEYAVSRNYVDWFLALPYGVYTDTVLNMKKVKAELDSKHFGLDKVKERIMEYVAVLKLTGTERRAPILCLVGPPGVGKTTLVESIAAAMQRNFVRITLGGVRDEAEIRGHRRTYIGAMPGRFIHALRRAKCMNPVILLDEIDKMASDFRGDPASAMLEVLDPEQNHDFTDHFMEVGLDLSRVLFIATANSESEIPEALRDRLEIVRLPGYYPHEKLQIAGQYLLPRICERTGVKLNEQISFSDEMINAVMRGWTREAGVRELERTLENAVRHRAKDIVMGKKFKPEMTEKVLQDYLGAPRFLDNQLPEPGRPGVVTGLAWTSVGGEILPIECMLLSGKGQLILTGKLGDVMKESAQIAVSLVRERLQRFGIDPAIVKKTDIHIHVPEGAVPKDGPSAGIALTLCLLSAFTKQPIAPDIAFTGGKGACCTCRWREDAPLARRQQEGCG, encoded by the coding sequence ATGGCTTTTGACTTTAATAAAACGTATCCGTTGCTCCCGCTGAGGGATGCTGTTGTTTTTCCGCTGACAACGAGACGCATTTTGGTAGGTCGCGAGATGTCTCTTCGCGCCTTGGAATTTGCTGAGAACCATAACAATGAAATTATTTTGGTTGCACAGAAAAATGTGGAACAGGAATCCCTCGACAATCCGATGCTCGACCTTTACACGGTGGGCGTGATTGCTCGCGTGGCGAATGTGACTCCGTTCCCGAACGGCTGCGTGAAGGTTGTCTTGGAAGGCGATTCCGTGGTGGACCTGCGCTCGATTATTTTGCGCGACGGATTCTTGCAGGTGACCGTTTCTGCAAGGGAACATTTTATTAAGGCCGAAGACAAGTGCGAAAAGTTTGAAGATGTGCTGAACATGTTCCGCGATTACGCGATGCACAGGAACATCGCGGAAGGCATGGTCGAAGCGCTCTTTACGATGGATAGCCACATCAATGCCTTTTACGGGATGATCCCGTTCCTCTCGATTTCGCTTTCCGAGAAGCAGGCGCTTTTGGAGATGGAAACGATTGATGCGCTTGCAGAGCGTTTGATTAGCTTGATGCAGGTGGCGCAAGAGAACGAGAATGTTCTGATTCGCGTGCAGCAGAATGTTCGCCAGAAGATGGCGCAACAGCAAAAGGAATGGTTTATTTCGGAGCAGATCCGCCAGCTGCAAGATGAACTGGATGGCGAAAACGGTGGCGCTTCGGAACCGGATCAGCTGCTCAAGAAAATCAAGGCCAAGAAGTTTAGCCAGGCGATTGAAGAAAAGCTCGAAGACGAAATCAGCCGCATGCGCATGATGCAGCCGACATCGCCGGAATATGCAGTGAGCCGCAATTATGTGGACTGGTTCTTGGCGCTGCCTTATGGCGTTTACACCGATACCGTCCTCAACATGAAGAAGGTAAAGGCGGAACTTGATTCCAAGCATTTTGGTTTGGACAAGGTCAAGGAACGCATTATGGAATACGTTGCCGTGCTGAAGCTTACCGGTACGGAACGCCGCGCTCCGATCCTTTGCCTTGTGGGCCCTCCGGGCGTGGGTAAAACAACGCTCGTGGAATCGATTGCTGCTGCCATGCAGCGTAACTTTGTCCGCATTACGCTTGGTGGCGTGCGCGACGAGGCCGAAATCCGCGGACATCGCCGTACTTATATCGGTGCCATGCCTGGCCGATTCATTCATGCATTGCGCCGTGCAAAATGCATGAACCCTGTGATTTTGCTTGACGAAATCGACAAGATGGCAAGTGACTTTAGAGGCGACCCCGCAAGTGCCATGCTCGAAGTCTTGGACCCCGAACAGAATCACGATTTTACGGACCACTTTATGGAAGTGGGGCTTGACTTAAGCCGTGTATTGTTCATTGCGACCGCAAATAGCGAAAGCGAAATCCCTGAAGCCTTGCGCGACCGCTTGGAAATCGTGCGCTTGCCGGGCTACTACCCGCATGAAAAGTTGCAGATTGCAGGCCAGTATTTGCTCCCGCGTATTTGCGAACGTACCGGCGTAAAGCTTAATGAGCAGATTAGCTTTAGCGACGAAATGATCAACGCAGTGATGCGCGGCTGGACCCGCGAAGCGGGTGTGCGCGAACTTGAACGCACTCTTGAAAATGCGGTGCGCCATCGTGCAAAAGACATTGTGATGGGCAAGAAATTCAAGCCGGAAATGACGGAGAAAGTTCTTCAGGATTACCTTGGTGCTCCGCGTTTCCTCGACAACCAGCTGCCGGAACCGGGTCGTCCGGGCGTTGTGACTGGCCTTGCCTGGACAAGTGTCGGTGGCGAAATTCTGCCTATTGAATGCATGCTCTTGAGCGGCAAGGGTCAACTCATTTTAACCGGTAAGCTTGGCGACGTGATGAAGGAATCGGCACAGATTGCTGTTTCGCTTGTCCGTGAACGCTTGCAGCGTTTTGGCATTGATCCCGCAATTGTGAAAAAGACCGACATCCACATTCACGTGCCGGAAGGCGCTGTGCCGAAGGATGGCCCCTCTGCAGGTATCGCGCTCACGCTTTGCTTGCTCAGTGCGTTTACAAAACAGCCGATTGCACCGGATATCGCGTTTACGGGTGGAAAAGGCGCTTGCTGCACTTGCCGCTGGCGTGAAGACGCTCCGCTTGCCCGAAGGCAACAGGAAGGATGTGGCTGA